The sequence AGTCCGGTTGTTGACTTGGTTTTAACTTTTATGATCCATTTCTGTCTATTTATTGGAGTGATTAATGAATTTCCTACTATCGATTCAGTTATTCGAGGTATTTCGAAGTTTATtcgataaaaataatttctaaTTGATTTGTATGGATTCCTGTTTTCACTTGTTTGCTGCTGTTGATTTGACTGATGATCGATTTGCTGTTGTTCAGGCAGTAAAAAATCCTCCGGTTTCTACAGATGGTATGTTAATCTGAGCTGAAAGTGTGTTTATTGGCGTTATGTTGATCTCGTTTCTTTcagaaatttatttaatatttagcCGATGAGCATGTGTTTTAAGAATgattcttttttcctttttgcCGTTCGGCAGAAAACTTGAATGCTGAATGTCTGAAAAACTACGTTTCTGTTCCTCAGAGGAGAAGTCTGATGCGCCTAAAAGTAAAACTCCTGCTCCTTCAGCTTCTGGGGGGGCACCATCTGGGCAGGCCAGTGCAAACTCTGCTCCATTTCCTGAAATGCAAAATCCTTTTGATTTCTCTGCGATGACGGGACTGCTAAATGTATGTATACTTTCCTCTTCCTTTGAGGCCTTTCTTAGATTGAGAAAGTGTCATGGTGAATTTGTAGCATGTTGATGTCAGCTATCTTCGGGAACGACAACTATGTGTCcatgtttttcttttttctataaattttgaaaaaaacttgTTGCTGCTAATCGGTTTACTCGTATAGTTATTTACTCTCCAACTTAATTAAAAGTTGGTATACTAGTTCACGACAAATGTTTCTGCATTTAAACAACTGGAAGACTGCTTATTTTATTGTGAACTGAACGGAAATTCACAGATCAAAAGTATTAAatcaatattataatttattattctCGTTCTCTAATTTATAATGAGTTTGTGCAGGACCCAAGCATCAAGGAACTAGCAGAACAGATAGCCAAGGATCCTTCATTCAATCAGATGGCAGAACAGCTACAGAAAACCTTTCAAGGTGCTGCGTTTGAAGATGGCATCCCTAACTTTGATTCGCAAGAGTATGTATCAACAATGCAGAAAGTCATGGAAAATCCTCAATTCATGACCATGGCTGAGAGGCTTGGAAACTCATTGATGCAGGTAATTCGGGGTTACATTTTCCTTATTTCGTGACAAACTGTCCTTTTATATAAAGTCAAAAGTTTTATCATTCTCATTTTTCTGCAGGATCCGGCTATGTCTGGCCTGCTTGAGAGCATGACAAATCCAGCTAATAAAGAACAACTTGAAGAACGAATGGCCCGCGTGAAGGAAGATCCATCTTTGAAACCTATATTGGAAGAGATCGAGTCTGGGGGTCCTGCTGCTATGATGAGGTTATATCTTTTCCTAGTCTTGCTTAGTTTGATATGGTTACGAGATGATGACATGCGATCATTTTTTTGAAGTAAGATGCATCTGATAGTTTAGCTGGAAATTAAAGAGGTTAACTGCTTCTAAATACTTTAAACACGTCTTCTAACTCAAGAAAATAAATGTGTAaacttatttgattacttgaCTGATTAAAGCAACTTTTGTGTGGATATTCTGAGATTTCCagtagttttttattatttttattattattattattattattataattattatttttattatatttcatCCTGCAAACTAATGGGTGTTCCTGTTGACCTGTTGATGTATCCTGTCGCGTTTTTACAGTTGGAAATACATTTTGTATCACATTTGAATGTTAGAAGGACTATGTTTTGTTTTCCAGCCCTTGTTTTCTAGTTGAGCAGATGTTCTGTCCTTACACCATGAGAAGTAGAAAAGATCAAGATTTTCCCACAGAAAACATAGAAACTTTTTACCCGGTCAACTGATATGTTTATAATTTCAGAAAAAAGAAATTGTTTAGAATTTATTCCTATACCTACTGAGTATAGCtggtaaaatattttgatgcatTTTAAACATGGTACTGTTGTGATCATAACCTTACCCCTAACTGACGTTCGTTATGTATGTATCTTGGTGATCCATCTCACTTTTACTGCTTTACACACTACCTGAgcttttcttcatattttttatCGTGGAACTGGTCGTTACTTGGCATGTCCCCCACTGATAAGTATTATAATTAGATACTGGAATGATAAAGATGCTCTCCAGAAGTTGGGTGAGGCAATGGGATTTGCTGTTGGAGGGGATGGTGCCACATCTGCTGGTGCTGCTGCTGGGGAAGACGAAGTGGAGGAGGCAAATGACGAGGAATCCATTGTCCACAACGCAGCTAGTGTTGGTGATGAAGAGGTATCTCCTAGCAATATTATGCTGAAAGCTACATTTCTGATCGTGGTTTCTCAGATCTTTGTTGCCAAAAGTTACAGTTTATGAAAATCGattttaaaagtattttcaatcatttgatgaCTTAGCTTTTCTGCTTGTCattattagatttttatttttacaattATTTTCCTGTGAAATCATTGTGATTATAAGCACATATTTTAGTATGTTCAACTTTTTATCAACAATTAGGCATTGAAGAAGGCTTTAGCCGATGGTGCTGACAAGGATGAAGAAGACTCTGAGGGACGGACGGCGCTGCATTTTTCATGTGGATATGGAGAGGTATTTGAAAAAACAACAAGAATCCTCCTCTTCCTCATTCCCACAACCGTTCGTTTCATCAGTTCACTTGACCATCTATGCTTGGATTTCCTTTTATCTCTTTCGTATGGTACATTGCTACCTTTCATTACTCCTGCCGGGTAGTTTTAGGACTTGTCTGGCTGCTTATTTTAGGTTCTTGCCCAAAAGCTGATTGGATTTCCTTTTATTCTCTTTCGTATGCTACATTGCTACCTTTCATTACTCCTGCCGGGTAGTTTTAGGACTTGTCTGGCTGCTTATTTTAGGTTCTTGCCCAAAAGCTGATTGGTTCTGTTGTAGGTGAAATGTGCTCAAATTCTTCTAGAGGCTGGGGCTAAGGTTGATGCTCTGGATAAGAATAAGAACACTCCTCTTCACTATGCAGCCGGTTATGGGAGAAAGGACTGTGTGGAGCTTTTGTTGAGCAACGGTGCAGCTGTGTAAGCCCGTTTTCCAACCCTTTCCCCCAGCTTTGATTTGCACGATTTCTTTCCAACACCCTTGCTTTTCTTGGTTTATGCAGCACTCTTCAGAACTTGGATGGAAAGACGCCAATAGACGTTGCCAAATTAAATGACCAAAACGAGGTACTGAAGCTTCTTGAGAAGGATGCATTTCTATGAGTCTTTCCCCTGCAGTTCCTATTCTGGTGTGATTATACTCGTGTAGTTTCACGAGATCGAGTGTTGGCATACGTATATCGGATCTTATACTCTGTTTCTCGGGGATGCTTAGTATGTGTGGGGTCATTCTATGCTAGACAGCGATGGGTCATGTGAATGTGTACTTTGTTTTGCATGAAATATACATGGGTTTCGTCACATTGGATGCTCGCAATGGAGTCAGTTG comes from Henckelia pumila isolate YLH828 chromosome 4, ASM3356847v2, whole genome shotgun sequence and encodes:
- the LOC140863815 gene encoding ankyrin repeat domain-containing protein 2B-like, with translation MSEAVKNPPVSTDEEKSDAPKSKTPAPSASGGAPSGQASANSAPFPEMQNPFDFSAMTGLLNDPSIKELAEQIAKDPSFNQMAEQLQKTFQGAAFEDGIPNFDSQEYVSTMQKVMENPQFMTMAERLGNSLMQDPAMSGLLESMTNPANKEQLEERMARVKEDPSLKPILEEIESGGPAAMMRYWNDKDALQKLGEAMGFAVGGDGATSAGAAAGEDEVEEANDEESIVHNAASVGDEEALKKALADGADKDEEDSEGRTALHFSCGYGEVKCAQILLEAGAKVDALDKNKNTPLHYAAGYGRKDCVELLLSNGAAVTLQNLDGKTPIDVAKLNDQNEVLKLLEKDAFL